From Ramlibacter tataouinensis, the proteins below share one genomic window:
- a CDS encoding PAS domain-containing sensor histidine kinase encodes MSNSSITDQNAAARLAGMLDSAMDAIITVDAAQRVVLYNRAAEKTFGWPQQQVMGQPLDMLIPQRFRASHSAHMRRFGTTGTTSRRMGGEMVLHGLRQGGQEFPMDASISQLDTPEGKLYTVILRDVSERVRAQEDLAAFAAQASAIREQEKSRVARELHDELAQQLTALKMDANWLKDNLRRDPEGALHRIGDMLGMLDTAVASTRRIAADLRPLVLDDLGLMPAIEWLAQNFTQRSGVVCRIDADEELELAEPYATAVFRIVQESMVNVAKHARASKVTVSIAPVEGGLRLKVQDDGVGFDTGAPRKPQSMGLAGLRERVQLLKGSVVVHSRPEQGTVIDAFIPVRRTEAGA; translated from the coding sequence TTGTCGAATTCATCGATTACCGACCAGAACGCGGCCGCCCGCTTGGCGGGCATGCTCGACTCGGCGATGGACGCCATCATCACGGTCGATGCGGCGCAGCGCGTCGTCCTGTACAACCGCGCGGCCGAGAAGACCTTCGGCTGGCCCCAGCAGCAGGTCATGGGCCAGCCGCTGGACATGCTGATCCCGCAGCGCTTCCGCGCCAGCCACTCCGCCCACATGAGGCGCTTCGGCACCACCGGCACCACATCCCGCCGCATGGGCGGGGAGATGGTGTTGCACGGCTTGCGCCAGGGCGGACAGGAGTTTCCGATGGACGCGTCGATCTCCCAGCTCGACACGCCGGAGGGCAAGCTCTACACCGTCATCCTGCGCGACGTCTCCGAGCGCGTGCGCGCCCAGGAAGACCTGGCGGCCTTCGCCGCCCAGGCGAGCGCCATCCGCGAGCAGGAAAAGAGCCGCGTCGCCCGCGAACTGCACGATGAGCTGGCGCAGCAGTTGACCGCGCTCAAGATGGACGCCAACTGGCTCAAGGACAACCTCAGGCGCGACCCGGAAGGCGCACTGCACAGGATCGGCGACATGCTGGGCATGCTGGACACCGCGGTGGCCTCGACTCGGCGCATCGCCGCCGACCTGCGTCCGCTGGTGCTGGACGACCTCGGGCTCATGCCCGCGATCGAATGGCTGGCGCAGAACTTCACGCAGCGCTCTGGCGTCGTGTGCCGGATCGATGCCGACGAGGAGCTCGAACTCGCCGAACCCTATGCGACAGCGGTGTTTCGCATCGTCCAGGAATCGATGGTCAATGTCGCCAAGCATGCCCGGGCGAGCAAAGTGACGGTCAGCATCGCGCCGGTGGAAGGCGGGCTGCGCCTGAAGGTGCAGGACGACGGCGTCGGCTTCGACACGGGCGCGCCGCGCAAGCCGCAGTCGATGGGGCTGGCGGGCCTGCGCGAACGGGTGCAGCTGCTGAAGGGCAGCGTGGTGGTGCACAGCCGGCCCGAGCAGGGGACGGTCATCGATGCCTTCATCCCGGTGCGGCGGACGGAGGCGGGCGCATGA
- the ccoS gene encoding cbb3-type cytochrome oxidase assembly protein CcoS gives MDILFLLIPLSVALGLVILGALGWAVWRGQFDSIEAEGERILKSD, from the coding sequence ATGGACATCCTTTTCCTTCTTATTCCGCTTTCCGTCGCACTCGGCCTCGTCATCCTCGGCGCATTGGGCTGGGCGGTGTGGCGTGGTCAATTCGACTCGATCGAAGCCGAGGGCGAACGCATTCTGAAATCGGATTGA
- a CDS encoding heavy metal translocating P-type ATPase, producing the protein MQLATAALDAPARRAHDPWLALDEPAQWQEFSRELAAPAGTWESHIAIEGMHCPACSLTVEDALAGCAGVREVQVNGATATARLVWSPGTGKPSDWWHALRRSGYGAAPAGDLLTAAPRRRAQRMMLWRWLVAGFCMMQVMMYAVPAYVAEPGEITPDIQALLRWASWLMTLPVMLFSCGPFFQSAWHDLRRLRVGMDVPVALGLAIAFAASTAATFDGSSVFAAEVWFDSITMFVFFLLSGRLLEQRLRDRTAGSLEALARRLPESVERQDAQGGFERVSVRKLAPGDCIRVLPGEAFPADGVVLAGDSRVDEALLTGESRALARRQGDKVVAGSHNLTSPLLVQVTRCGADTRFAEIVSLMERASMEKPASAQLADRIATPFLLAVLAAAAAAATWWWSAGPAHALGVAIAVLIVTCPCALSLATPAATLAAAGALARRGILPRSLQAMETCAAVDTVVFDKTGTLTEPRLALVAVRTRPGLDAGEALALAAALASHSLHPVSRAVLGAAGETPWQAGSVVEVAGRGVEGEVLAEANGPARRMRLGSASFCQAAEPEGEGGRAHLADAQGWLATFEFDEALRSDAPLAVGALQRLQLQVQLLSGDRTASVVRLASRTGIATSRAEQTPEDKLAHVCSLQGSGHVVAMVGDGMNDAPVLARANVSIAMGQGVPLAQARSDFVVSGAQLSAIPMLLAQARRTRRIVRENLAWAAAYNLASVPMAVAGWMPPWLAGLGMAASSLLVVLNSARLARLPHLPEAS; encoded by the coding sequence ATGCAATTGGCCACCGCGGCGCTGGATGCGCCTGCCCGACGCGCGCACGACCCGTGGCTGGCGCTGGATGAGCCTGCCCAGTGGCAGGAGTTCAGCCGTGAGCTGGCCGCCCCGGCCGGCACCTGGGAGTCGCACATCGCTATCGAGGGCATGCACTGCCCGGCCTGCTCGCTGACCGTGGAAGACGCGCTGGCCGGATGCGCCGGCGTGCGCGAGGTGCAGGTCAATGGCGCCACAGCGACGGCCCGCCTGGTGTGGTCGCCCGGCACCGGCAAGCCTTCGGACTGGTGGCACGCCTTGCGCCGCAGCGGCTACGGGGCCGCCCCGGCCGGCGACCTGCTCACCGCAGCGCCCCGGCGCCGCGCGCAGCGCATGATGCTGTGGCGCTGGCTGGTCGCGGGCTTTTGCATGATGCAGGTGATGATGTATGCCGTCCCGGCCTACGTCGCCGAGCCCGGCGAGATCACGCCGGACATCCAGGCCCTGCTGCGATGGGCCTCATGGCTGATGACGCTGCCGGTGATGCTGTTCTCCTGCGGCCCGTTTTTCCAATCGGCATGGCACGACCTGCGGCGCCTGCGCGTGGGCATGGACGTGCCCGTGGCGCTCGGCCTGGCGATCGCCTTCGCCGCGAGCACCGCCGCCACCTTCGACGGCAGCAGCGTTTTCGCCGCCGAGGTGTGGTTCGATTCGATCACCATGTTCGTGTTCTTCCTGCTGTCCGGTCGCCTGCTGGAGCAGCGGCTGCGCGACCGCACGGCCGGATCGCTGGAGGCGCTGGCGCGGCGGCTGCCGGAGTCGGTGGAGCGGCAGGACGCACAGGGCGGCTTCGAGCGCGTGTCGGTGCGCAAGCTCGCGCCGGGCGATTGCATCCGCGTCTTGCCGGGCGAGGCCTTTCCGGCCGACGGTGTCGTGCTCGCGGGTGACAGCCGCGTCGACGAAGCGCTGCTCACCGGCGAGTCGCGCGCGCTGGCCCGCCGGCAGGGCGACAAGGTGGTGGCCGGCAGCCACAACCTCACCAGCCCGCTGCTGGTGCAGGTGACCCGCTGCGGCGCCGACACGCGCTTTGCGGAAATCGTCTCGCTGATGGAGCGTGCGTCGATGGAGAAGCCGGCGTCGGCGCAACTGGCCGATCGCATTGCCACCCCGTTCCTGTTGGCGGTGCTGGCGGCCGCCGCCGCTGCCGCCACGTGGTGGTGGTCCGCAGGTCCGGCCCACGCGCTGGGCGTGGCGATCGCGGTGCTGATCGTGACTTGTCCTTGCGCGCTGTCGCTGGCCACGCCGGCCGCCACGCTCGCCGCTGCCGGCGCGCTGGCGCGCCGCGGCATCCTGCCGCGTAGCCTGCAGGCCATGGAAACCTGCGCCGCCGTCGACACCGTGGTGTTCGACAAGACCGGAACGCTCACCGAGCCGCGGCTCGCCCTGGTGGCGGTGCGCACGCGGCCAGGCCTGGATGCCGGGGAGGCGCTCGCGCTGGCCGCCGCGCTGGCCAGCCACTCGCTGCACCCGGTGTCCCGCGCGGTGCTGGGCGCGGCCGGCGAGACGCCGTGGCAGGCCGGGAGCGTGGTGGAAGTCGCGGGCCGCGGTGTCGAAGGCGAGGTCCTTGCTGAAGCAAACGGGCCGGCGCGCCGCATGCGCCTGGGCTCGGCGTCTTTTTGCCAGGCCGCCGAACCGGAAGGCGAGGGCGGACGGGCGCACCTCGCCGACGCGCAGGGCTGGCTCGCCACCTTCGAGTTCGACGAGGCGCTGCGCTCCGATGCGCCCCTGGCGGTCGGCGCCCTGCAGCGGCTCCAGCTGCAGGTCCAGTTGCTGTCCGGCGACCGCACCGCCTCCGTGGTGCGGCTGGCGTCGCGCACCGGCATCGCCACCAGCCGTGCCGAGCAGACGCCCGAAGACAAGCTCGCGCACGTCTGCAGCCTGCAGGGGTCGGGCCATGTGGTCGCCATGGTTGGCGATGGGATGAACGACGCGCCGGTGCTGGCGCGCGCCAACGTCTCGATCGCGATGGGGCAGGGGGTGCCCCTGGCGCAGGCGCGCTCCGACTTCGTGGTTTCGGGCGCGCAGCTGTCAGCCATTCCCATGCTGCTGGCGCAGGCGCGGCGCACCCGCCGCATCGTGCGGGAGAACCTCGCATGGGCGGCCGCCTACAACCTCGCCAGCGTTCCGATGGCGGTGGCCGGCTGGATGCCGCCTTGGCTCGCCGGCCTCGGCATGGCGGCCAGTTCACTGCTGGTGGTGCTCAACTCGGCGCGGCTCGCGCGCCTCCCGCATCTTCCGGAGGCTTCCTGA
- the ccoG gene encoding cytochrome c oxidase accessory protein CcoG — protein MKVIPIVPLADDEGEMQSLYEAQKKIYPRSVTGRFAWWRWAFVWLTQVIFYGLPWLEWGHRQAVLFDLEARRFYIFGFVLYPQDFIYLTALLVISALSLFLFTAVAGRLWCGFACPQTVYTEMFLWIERKVEGDRTARMKLDSQPMSMEKLVKKWFKHILWGALAMWTGFTFVGYFTPIRELGLEFLQTRMGGWEVFWVLFYAAATYGNAGFLREQVCKYMCPYARFQSAMFDKDTLVVGYDVARGEPRGARSRKADIKQLQLGHCVDCSLCVQVCPTGIDIREGLQYECIGCAACVDVCDGVMDKMGYPRGLIRFSTQNAIKRGWTRREIWGHILRPRVLIYTAVLGALCLAVAFSLAMRTPLKVDVVRDRAALSRIVEGGKLENVYRLQIMNATERPQIYRIGAEGLQGIAVASETEVSVGPAESRWVAVRLQIPYGSAAPGSHPIYFRIGAASGDAHVSEKSVFLVPR, from the coding sequence ATGAAAGTGATACCCATCGTTCCGCTCGCCGACGACGAAGGCGAGATGCAGTCCCTCTACGAGGCGCAAAAAAAGATCTATCCGCGCTCCGTCACGGGCCGATTCGCATGGTGGCGCTGGGCCTTCGTGTGGCTCACGCAGGTCATTTTCTACGGGCTGCCCTGGCTGGAATGGGGCCACCGCCAAGCCGTGCTGTTCGACCTGGAGGCGCGGCGCTTCTACATCTTCGGCTTCGTCCTGTACCCGCAGGACTTCATCTATCTCACCGCCTTGCTGGTGATCAGCGCGCTGTCGCTGTTCCTGTTCACCGCCGTGGCCGGCCGCCTGTGGTGCGGCTTCGCCTGCCCGCAGACCGTCTACACCGAGATGTTCCTGTGGATCGAGCGCAAGGTCGAAGGCGATCGCACCGCCCGCATGAAGCTCGACAGCCAGCCGATGTCGATGGAAAAGCTGGTCAAGAAGTGGTTCAAGCACATCCTGTGGGGCGCGCTGGCGATGTGGACCGGGTTCACCTTCGTCGGCTATTTCACGCCCATTCGCGAGCTCGGCCTGGAATTCCTGCAGACGCGCATGGGCGGCTGGGAGGTGTTCTGGGTGCTGTTCTACGCCGCCGCGACCTACGGCAACGCGGGTTTCCTGCGCGAGCAGGTGTGCAAGTACATGTGCCCGTACGCGCGCTTCCAGAGCGCGATGTTCGACAAGGACACGCTGGTCGTCGGCTACGACGTCGCTCGTGGCGAACCGCGCGGCGCGCGTTCGCGCAAGGCCGACATCAAGCAGCTGCAGCTGGGCCACTGCGTCGATTGCAGCCTGTGCGTGCAGGTGTGTCCCACCGGCATCGACATCCGAGAAGGCCTGCAGTACGAATGCATCGGCTGCGCCGCCTGCGTGGACGTGTGCGACGGCGTCATGGACAAGATGGGGTACCCGCGCGGCCTGATCCGCTTCTCCACCCAGAACGCGATCAAGCGAGGCTGGACCCGGCGCGAGATCTGGGGGCACATCCTGCGCCCGCGCGTGCTGATCTACACCGCCGTGCTCGGCGCGCTGTGCCTGGCGGTGGCCTTCAGCCTGGCCATGCGCACGCCGCTGAAGGTGGATGTGGTGCGCGACCGGGCTGCACTGTCGCGGATCGTCGAAGGCGGAAAGCTCGAGAACGTCTATCGCCTGCAGATCATGAACGCCACCGAGCGGCCGCAGATCTACCGCATCGGCGCCGAGGGCCTGCAGGGTATCGCCGTGGCTTCGGAGACGGAAGTGAGCGTGGGGCCGGCCGAGTCGCGCTGGGTCGCCGTGCGATTGCAGATACCATATGGTTCGGCAGCGCCCGGTTCGCATCCGATCTATTTCAGGATCGGAGCGGCCAGTGGCGATGCCCATGTCAGTGAAAAGTCCGTCTTCCTGGTGCCGCGGTAG
- the fnr gene encoding fumarate/nitrate reduction transcriptional regulator Fnr, whose protein sequence is MSTIAAEKAPRTIPIAPASARPIPVAAIKTQCSSCHLKDICLPCGLTGPEVERLDGLKFARRKIAAGEVLYREGDRFQFIYAVRSGTFKSSLMLADGREQVSGLHIAGELMGLDGLAAGKYASSATALEDTEVCAIPYAHLNELAQQSPNLQMVVARLMSREIVREHSLMMLLGSMNAEERLAAFLLNLSQRMKARGYSPCEFHLRMSRAEIGSYLGMKLETVSRTFSAFQQQRLLEVDKKHIRITDLEGLTRMFETRVH, encoded by the coding sequence ATGTCTACCATCGCCGCCGAAAAAGCACCCCGCACCATCCCGATCGCGCCCGCATCGGCGAGGCCGATACCGGTGGCAGCGATCAAGACGCAGTGTTCAAGCTGCCATCTGAAGGACATTTGCCTGCCCTGCGGTTTGACGGGCCCCGAGGTGGAGCGCCTGGACGGCCTGAAGTTCGCCCGCCGCAAGATCGCCGCCGGCGAGGTGCTGTACCGGGAGGGCGACCGCTTCCAGTTCATCTACGCAGTGCGCAGCGGCACTTTCAAGTCGAGCCTGATGCTGGCCGACGGCCGCGAGCAGGTCAGCGGCCTGCACATCGCCGGCGAGCTGATGGGCCTGGACGGCCTGGCGGCCGGCAAGTACGCGAGCAGTGCCACGGCGCTGGAGGACACCGAGGTCTGTGCGATCCCGTATGCCCACCTGAACGAGCTGGCCCAGCAGAGCCCGAACCTGCAGATGGTGGTGGCGCGGCTGATGAGCCGGGAAATCGTGCGCGAGCACAGCCTGATGATGCTGCTGGGCAGCATGAACGCCGAAGAGCGCCTGGCGGCCTTCTTGCTGAACCTGTCGCAGCGCATGAAGGCGCGCGGCTACTCGCCGTGCGAGTTCCACCTGCGCATGTCGCGCGCCGAGATCGGCAGCTATCTGGGCATGAAGCTGGAAACCGTGAGCCGTACCTTCTCGGCCTTCCAGCAGCAGCGTCTGCTCGAGGTCGACAAGAAGCACATCCGCATCACCGATCTCGAAGGCCTGACGCGGATGTTCGAGACCCGGGTGCACTAG
- a CDS encoding FixH family protein: MSEPNEPKPWWKHGQVWLLISGPAAVVVAGVVTMWLAVSSPDPVIAEDYYRQGLEINQQLARERAHLPAQQGRNHAATPAAERK; encoded by the coding sequence ATGAGCGAGCCGAACGAGCCCAAGCCCTGGTGGAAGCATGGCCAGGTGTGGCTGCTGATCAGCGGTCCGGCGGCCGTCGTGGTGGCAGGGGTGGTGACGATGTGGCTCGCGGTGTCTTCGCCCGATCCGGTGATCGCCGAGGACTACTACCGCCAGGGACTCGAGATCAACCAGCAGCTGGCGCGCGAACGCGCGCACCTGCCGGCGCAGCAAGGCCGCAATCACGCCGCCACGCCCGCGGCGGAAAGGAAATAG
- a CDS encoding cbb3-type cytochrome oxidase subunit 3, which yields MDIDINTLRIAATVVSFLVFIGILAWAFSRRNRERFEADAQIPFSHEQ from the coding sequence ATGGACATCGACATCAACACCCTGCGCATCGCCGCGACGGTGGTCTCTTTCCTGGTCTTCATCGGCATCCTGGCCTGGGCCTTTTCGCGGCGCAATCGTGAGCGCTTCGAAGCGGATGCGCAGATTCCATTCAGCCACGAACAATAA
- the ccoN gene encoding cytochrome-c oxidase, cbb3-type subunit I: MNKNPGAAVVYNDTVVRQFSLMTVVWGVVGMLVGVFIAAQLAWPELNFGIPWLSYGRLRPLHTNAVIFAFGGCALFATSYYVVQRTCHVPLFAKSLAAFTFWGWQVVIVAAAISLPLGYTTGKEYAELEWPIDILITLVWVSYAIVFFGTIGTRKVRHIYVANWFFGAFILTVALLHLVNSAEVPAGWMKSYSAYAGVQDAMVQWWYGHNAVGFFLTAGFLGMMYYFIPKQAERPVYSYRLSIVHFWALIFTYMWAGPHHLHYTALPDWTQSVGMVFSLILLAPSWGGMINGIMTLSGAWHKLRDDPVLRFLIVSLSFYGMSTFEGPMMSIKTVNALSHYTDWTVGHVHSGALGWVGLISMGSIYYLLPRLFGQKQMYSVKAIEAHFWVATIGIVLYIAAMWIAGVMQGLMWRAINTDGTLTYTFVESVKATYPFYVIRVFGGLLYLTGMLIMAWNTAMTVANGRSVRIAVPAPQTA; this comes from the coding sequence ATGAACAAGAATCCAGGAGCCGCAGTCGTCTACAACGACACCGTCGTGCGGCAGTTTTCGCTGATGACGGTCGTGTGGGGCGTGGTCGGCATGCTGGTCGGCGTATTCATCGCCGCCCAACTCGCCTGGCCCGAGCTGAACTTCGGCATCCCCTGGCTGAGTTACGGCCGATTGCGTCCGCTGCACACCAACGCGGTGATCTTCGCGTTCGGCGGCTGCGCGCTGTTCGCGACGAGCTACTACGTGGTGCAACGCACCTGCCACGTGCCGCTGTTCGCCAAGTCGCTGGCAGCGTTTACGTTCTGGGGCTGGCAGGTGGTGATCGTCGCCGCGGCGATCAGCCTGCCCCTGGGCTACACGACCGGCAAGGAATACGCCGAACTCGAATGGCCCATCGACATCCTGATCACGCTGGTCTGGGTGTCCTATGCGATCGTGTTCTTCGGCACCATCGGCACCCGCAAGGTCAGGCACATCTACGTCGCCAACTGGTTCTTCGGCGCGTTCATCCTGACCGTGGCGCTGCTGCACCTGGTCAACAGCGCGGAAGTGCCCGCGGGCTGGATGAAGTCCTACTCCGCCTATGCCGGTGTGCAGGACGCGATGGTGCAGTGGTGGTATGGCCATAACGCGGTCGGCTTCTTCCTGACCGCGGGCTTCCTCGGGATGATGTACTACTTCATCCCGAAGCAGGCCGAGCGTCCGGTCTACAGCTACCGCCTCTCGATCGTCCACTTCTGGGCGCTGATCTTCACCTACATGTGGGCCGGCCCGCATCACCTGCACTACACGGCGCTGCCGGACTGGACCCAGTCGGTCGGCATGGTGTTCTCGCTGATCCTGCTGGCGCCCAGCTGGGGCGGCATGATCAACGGGATCATGACCCTGTCGGGCGCCTGGCACAAGCTGCGCGACGACCCGGTGCTGCGCTTCCTGATCGTGTCGCTGTCCTTCTACGGCATGAGCACCTTCGAGGGCCCGATGATGTCCATCAAGACGGTGAACGCGCTGTCGCACTACACGGACTGGACCGTCGGCCACGTGCACTCGGGCGCCCTGGGCTGGGTCGGCCTGATCTCGATGGGTTCGATCTACTACCTGCTGCCTCGCCTGTTCGGCCAGAAGCAGATGTATTCGGTGAAGGCGATCGAGGCGCACTTTTGGGTGGCCACCATCGGCATCGTGCTGTACATCGCAGCCATGTGGATCGCCGGCGTGATGCAAGGCCTGATGTGGCGCGCCATCAACACCGACGGCACGCTGACCTACACCTTCGTGGAATCGGTGAAGGCGACTTATCCGTTCTACGTGATCCGCGTCTTCGGCGGCCTGCTGTACCTCACCGGCATGCTGATCATGGCCTGGAACACCGCGATGACCGTGGCCAACGGCCGCTCCGTGCGCATCGCCGTGCCGGCACCGCAAACCGCCTGA
- a CDS encoding response regulator, protein MFSAAPIKVFLADDSGPIRVRVADMLSSIDARIVGEGETPQGCIDGILETRPDVVVLDVQLVGGQGLEVLRKVRSANPQIAFVVFSNNSNPAYRKRYLGAGAVCFLDKSTEFDQLARVVNDAPNHATI, encoded by the coding sequence ATGTTCAGTGCCGCTCCCATCAAGGTCTTTCTCGCCGACGACTCCGGTCCGATCCGGGTCCGCGTCGCCGACATGCTTTCGTCCATCGATGCGCGAATCGTGGGCGAGGGGGAGACGCCGCAGGGGTGCATCGACGGAATTCTTGAAACGAGGCCCGATGTGGTCGTGCTTGACGTGCAGCTTGTCGGAGGCCAAGGTCTCGAAGTGCTGCGCAAGGTTCGTTCCGCCAATCCACAGATTGCCTTCGTGGTCTTCAGCAACAACTCCAACCCGGCGTACCGCAAGCGCTATCTGGGCGCCGGGGCCGTGTGCTTCCTCGATAAGTCCACGGAGTTCGACCAGCTGGCCCGGGTCGTGAACGACGCGCCGAACCACGCAACGATTTGA
- a CDS encoding response regulator transcription factor, producing the protein MIRLVIADDHAIVREGLKRIVAEAPGLQVEAEAADGNEVIRLVREREFDVLVLDLSMPGRSGMELIKLVKSERPRLRILVLSMHQETQYAVRAIKSGASGYLTKESAPAQLVQAIQKVAAGGAFISAEVAEQLALGAMPGGEKPPHETLSDREFEVFRQLVAGVSVTDIAGQLKLSVKTVSTHKANLMQKLGLHNQSELVRYAIRHGLAGDDIA; encoded by the coding sequence ATGATCCGGCTGGTGATCGCCGACGATCATGCCATCGTGCGCGAAGGCCTCAAGCGCATTGTTGCGGAGGCCCCGGGCCTGCAGGTCGAGGCCGAGGCCGCCGACGGCAATGAGGTCATCCGGCTGGTGCGCGAGCGCGAGTTCGATGTGCTGGTGCTGGACCTGTCGATGCCGGGCCGCAGCGGCATGGAGCTCATCAAGCTGGTCAAGTCCGAGCGCCCGCGACTGCGCATCCTGGTGCTGAGCATGCACCAGGAAACGCAATATGCCGTGCGCGCCATCAAGTCGGGCGCGAGCGGCTACCTGACCAAGGAAAGTGCCCCCGCGCAGCTGGTGCAGGCCATCCAGAAGGTCGCTGCCGGTGGCGCCTTCATCAGCGCCGAGGTGGCGGAGCAGCTGGCGCTGGGCGCCATGCCAGGTGGCGAGAAGCCGCCGCACGAGACCCTGTCCGATCGTGAGTTCGAGGTATTCCGGCAGCTGGTGGCAGGCGTTTCGGTGACCGACATCGCCGGGCAGCTGAAGCTGTCGGTCAAGACCGTGAGCACCCACAAGGCCAACCTGATGCAAAAGCTGGGCTTGCACAACCAGAGCGAGCTTGTTCGCTACGCGATTCGCCACGGCCTGGCCGGCGACGATATCGCCTAA
- the ccoO gene encoding cytochrome-c oxidase, cbb3-type subunit II, whose translation MANPSSSTGFSHEKIETSNFLMIVLILIVVAFGGLVEIVPLFFQKSTTQPVDGVKPYTALQLAGRDVYLREGCYNCHSQMIRPFRAETLRYGHYSVAGEFVYDHPFQWGSKRTGPDLHRVGGKYSDDWHKVHLNNPRDVVPESNMPAYPWLEKTAVDAAAIPTRMKALRMVGVPYTDAEISKAEGEVKGKTEMDAVVAYLQSLGLALK comes from the coding sequence ATGGCCAATCCTTCATCCTCGACCGGTTTCTCGCACGAGAAGATCGAGACGAGCAATTTCCTGATGATCGTGCTGATTCTGATCGTGGTCGCCTTCGGCGGCCTGGTCGAGATCGTGCCGCTGTTCTTCCAGAAGAGCACCACGCAACCGGTGGACGGCGTCAAGCCCTACACCGCGCTGCAGCTGGCGGGCCGCGACGTGTACCTGCGCGAGGGCTGCTACAACTGCCACTCGCAGATGATCCGCCCGTTCCGCGCCGAGACGCTGCGCTACGGGCATTACTCGGTGGCGGGCGAGTTCGTCTACGACCATCCGTTCCAGTGGGGCAGCAAGCGCACCGGACCGGATCTGCACCGCGTGGGTGGTAAGTACAGCGACGACTGGCACAAGGTCCACCTGAACAATCCGCGCGACGTGGTGCCCGAGTCCAACATGCCGGCTTATCCCTGGCTCGAGAAGACCGCAGTCGACGCCGCGGCGATACCGACGCGCATGAAGGCGCTGCGCATGGTGGGCGTGCCTTACACCGACGCCGAGATCTCCAAGGCGGAGGGCGAAGTCAAGGGCAAGACCGAGATGGACGCCGTCGTGGCGTATCTCCAGAGCCTCGGGCTGGCGCTGAAGTAA
- the ccoP gene encoding cytochrome-c oxidase, cbb3-type subunit III, producing MSDFNANFWSVWVAAITLAGIIGCAVLLWVTAKTKVPSHSDNTTGHVWDEDLSELNNPMPRWWMWLFVITIIFGLLYLVAYPGLGSYEGQLKWTTRGEHAAEMKQAEADLAPLYAQFTAKKVEDLAGDANAKAIGERLFMNNCAQCHGSDARGSKGFPSLADKDWLHGGTPDKIIETITKGRNGAMPPMAAAVGSADDVKNVANYVLSLSGAPHDSLRAQLGKPKFAACAACHGADGKGNQAVGAPNLADNTWLHGYGEQAIVNMINTGKTNVMPAQEAKLTEAQIRVLAAYVWGLSNIKSP from the coding sequence ATGAGCGATTTCAACGCGAATTTCTGGTCGGTTTGGGTTGCCGCCATCACGCTCGCCGGCATCATCGGCTGCGCGGTCCTGCTGTGGGTCACCGCCAAGACCAAGGTGCCTTCGCACAGCGACAACACCACGGGCCACGTCTGGGACGAGGACCTGTCGGAGCTGAACAACCCCATGCCGCGCTGGTGGATGTGGCTGTTCGTCATCACCATCATCTTCGGCTTGCTGTACCTGGTGGCCTACCCGGGGCTGGGCAGCTACGAGGGCCAGCTCAAGTGGACCACGCGCGGCGAGCACGCCGCCGAAATGAAGCAGGCCGAGGCCGACCTGGCGCCGTTGTACGCGCAGTTCACGGCCAAGAAGGTCGAGGATCTGGCCGGCGATGCGAATGCCAAGGCCATCGGCGAGCGCCTGTTCATGAACAACTGCGCGCAGTGCCACGGCTCGGATGCGCGCGGCAGCAAGGGCTTTCCCAGCCTGGCCGACAAGGACTGGCTGCACGGCGGCACGCCCGACAAGATCATCGAGACGATCACCAAGGGACGCAACGGCGCGATGCCGCCGATGGCGGCCGCGGTCGGTTCGGCTGACGACGTGAAGAACGTCGCCAACTACGTGCTGAGCCTGTCGGGCGCGCCGCATGATTCGCTGCGCGCGCAGCTGGGCAAGCCCAAGTTCGCGGCCTGCGCCGCCTGCCACGGCGCCGACGGCAAGGGCAACCAGGCCGTGGGCGCGCCCAACCTGGCCGACAACACCTGGCTGCACGGATATGGCGAGCAGGCCATCGTCAACATGATCAATACCGGCAAGACCAATGTGATGCCTGCGCAGGAGGCCAAGCTGACCGAAGCGCAGATTCGCGTGCTGGCCGCCTACGTCTGGGGCCTGTCCAACATCAAGTCGCCCTGA